One segment of Gordonia terrae DNA contains the following:
- a CDS encoding TetR/AcrR family transcriptional regulator — translation MASVPKPTPSTSENPPGRRYGGVDPTQRRERRRAALITAGLDVFGTDGYAKVSVKSICDQAGLTQRYFYESFADRAALLVAVYDDCVAFVRAATVQAAADIAEADPERLEAAEGVAADRVPDVTRAALGAFMSCLADDPRRARVMLVEVVGVSPEIERVRMRAIHDWAALILALARGARPPTDRERLASVGLVGAVTQLLVDWYVAGAEDADTERYALDEILDVCVELFVAAYGRLLT, via the coding sequence GTGGCGTCCGTGCCGAAGCCGACCCCATCGACATCGGAGAATCCGCCCGGACGCCGCTATGGCGGTGTCGACCCGACGCAGCGCAGGGAACGACGCCGGGCCGCACTCATCACGGCCGGACTCGACGTGTTCGGCACCGACGGATACGCGAAGGTCTCGGTCAAGAGCATCTGCGACCAGGCCGGCCTGACGCAGCGTTACTTCTACGAGTCGTTCGCCGACCGCGCCGCACTGCTCGTCGCCGTGTACGACGACTGTGTGGCCTTCGTCCGTGCGGCGACCGTGCAGGCCGCCGCCGACATCGCCGAGGCCGACCCCGAACGGTTGGAGGCCGCCGAAGGTGTTGCCGCCGATCGTGTTCCGGACGTCACTCGTGCCGCCCTGGGCGCCTTCATGTCCTGCCTCGCCGACGATCCCCGACGCGCACGGGTGATGCTCGTCGAAGTGGTCGGTGTGTCCCCGGAGATCGAGCGGGTCCGGATGCGCGCGATCCACGACTGGGCGGCACTCATCCTGGCGCTGGCCCGCGGCGCGCGACCGCCGACGGACCGCGAGCGCCTGGCGTCGGTGGGCCTCGTCGGAGCGGTCACCCAGCTGCTCGTCGACTGGTACGTCGCCGGCGCGGAGGACGCCGACACGGAGCGGTACGCGCTCGACGAGATCCTCGACGTGTGCGTCGAGCTCTTCGTCGCCGCCTACGGCCGACTCCTGACCTGA
- a CDS encoding sterol desaturase family protein, whose product MLEFLPEPMREPTVLAIPFFVTLLAIEWFAAAKLEHDEHALTADGAADSDPAGRPAQAPPGAYDARDARSSVSMGLVSIATSTFWKFLGLLLYSALFAYVAPWQLPADEWYTWVIAFIGVDFLFYWSHRVSHRVRLVWATHQAHHSSEYFNFATALRQKWNISAAVVMWIPLPLLGVPPALVFAAYSLNLVYQFWIHTERIGRLWAPFEFVFNTPSHHRVHHGCDPEYLDRNYGGVFIVWDRMFGTFAPEVRRPRYGLTKPVDTYNIVRLQTHEYAAIARDVRAASSWRSRLGYVFGPPGWTPRRSPDVVAAQCLPGRQPSASQIPDADRTQQ is encoded by the coding sequence GTGTTGGAGTTCTTGCCGGAGCCGATGCGCGAGCCGACCGTGCTCGCGATCCCGTTCTTCGTCACCCTGCTCGCCATCGAATGGTTCGCCGCGGCCAAACTGGAGCACGACGAACACGCGCTGACCGCGGATGGAGCGGCCGACTCGGACCCCGCCGGGCGTCCCGCGCAAGCACCGCCGGGCGCCTACGACGCCCGGGACGCGCGCTCCAGCGTGTCGATGGGTCTGGTGTCGATCGCGACCAGCACCTTCTGGAAGTTCCTGGGACTACTCCTGTACAGCGCGCTGTTCGCCTACGTCGCGCCGTGGCAACTCCCCGCCGACGAGTGGTACACGTGGGTGATCGCGTTCATCGGTGTCGACTTCCTCTTCTACTGGAGCCATCGCGTCTCGCATCGGGTCCGCCTGGTGTGGGCGACTCACCAGGCCCACCACTCCAGCGAGTACTTCAATTTCGCCACGGCACTCCGGCAGAAATGGAACATCAGTGCCGCGGTGGTGATGTGGATACCGCTCCCCCTGCTCGGCGTCCCGCCCGCGCTGGTGTTCGCCGCCTACTCGCTGAACCTGGTCTACCAGTTCTGGATTCACACCGAGCGGATCGGAAGACTCTGGGCGCCGTTCGAATTCGTATTCAACACACCGTCGCATCATCGCGTGCACCATGGATGCGACCCCGAATACCTCGACCGCAACTACGGTGGCGTCTTCATCGTGTGGGACCGGATGTTCGGCACATTCGCACCGGAGGTCCGACGCCCCCGCTACGGACTGACCAAGCCGGTGGACACCTACAACATCGTGCGTCTGCAGACGCACGAGTACGCGGCGATCGCGCGTGACGTCCGCGCGGCGTCATCGTGGCGCTCCCGCCTCGGCTACGTCTTCGGACCTCCGGGATGGACGCCGCGTCGATCACCCGATGTCGTTGCGGCCCAGTGTCTGCCCGGTCGTCAACCATCGGCGTCGCAGATCCCGGATGCCGACCGCACTCAGCAGTAG